Part of the Amyelois transitella isolate CPQ chromosome 15, ilAmyTran1.1, whole genome shotgun sequence genome, ACCTGAAAGATAAAAGCAAggatatcaaaaaaatatcacaaacgTTAAGTCGACCTTTAAGGTTTTAACAGCGGAGGATGCATTGCAAGATGTGAAAAtgagatttttaaattatttcaattacatattgtttcaaataaaaatatcatgtaGTTTGTTAAGCTTAGGAACGTTTGAATAATATAACCAATGTTAATATCAATCAACCGTTTTTTTACTATTACGTATTCTAGAGCTGCAAGACATAAGAGTCTTTTGAAACCAGCAACAAAAgagtattttaattacatagtttacttatattaaaagaccaaaattaaatgtatcaaTACTTGGATTTTATCAAAGGATAACTACAGTGAAAGTAGGTTTATTTGTGTCTCCATACTACATTATTTCCTATTGCATAACGGTGCAATAACAAAATGCCTATTTAACCGCGTTTTGTTTCACTTCACATGAAAATAAGTTtcacaaatatgtatttaatgactcgatctatttttttttgtagcaaatttttttattgtttttattgttatctttttttttattaatggtaATACTGacgtatctatatatatatattctttatttgtgtggaataagtctgcaatttaaaaacatttgtgcttgttgcatttgtttttttttctatcaatgtatttttattttcaaatcaacATCATCTTCCTGGCAATTGttctgttatttctttttgttttgaaaaggTACCCTGGTCTATATATGACATCACAATCTAAGAATACATTTAGATAGCTTAGACCACTCGACCTCTTTACCCGTCGGGAAAGCTAATTGAATAAAACTACCTAATTACGAAGAAATTACTTATAGGGTGATGAAaatagggatatagacatgaccacatgtatgtatatacataatatgtatgtgatgaaaataaaataacacaaattaagttaaaaacaaACGTTTTAATATCACAATTTCACTGGGACTTGATCGCTCTACAACAATTACTTAACAACAAGCGGCTTGGGCGACTAATGAGATTAAATACACACAAACCGAATCACTACACAGGTGTAGGCGCCACTTTCACACATCGtaacaatttcataatttccACAGTATAACACTTACATTCCAATACATAATATCGCGCTTAGAACTCACGGTTAGAAATTTCTAAGTCTAAATCAGGTACAGTGTGGATCTGAACAAAATTAAGCCCAAAATACTTACATCTAACACGCATTTAACGGTGACGGCACGTATTTACTCTATTTTCTGTATGTGTACCTAACATATACAGAAAAGAAAGTATGTGTATGTTATCACCGTTTACAATCATCAGGCAAGAATGAGACCTAAATAACATTAGATGATGGAGTAACCTCCACGCTTGTAAGCCTGTAAGATTAATAGCCTCCGTAATGTCCTCCGTAGCTTTCACCGCTGTAGCCACCAGAAAGAGCCTGTCCATGCTCAGCGTATCCATGAGAAGGCTGGACTTCAGCATATGCCTTCAGACCCTCACCACCTTCGAAACCCTCGAAGCCGCCCAAATGCTCGAAACCTCCGTGCTCGAAACCTCCATGCTCCAAACCTCCATGATGTTCCAAAGCGAGGTGATCGGTGTTTAATCTGTGGTCTTCCAGGACTAAACCACCGCCATGTTTGTGTTCGGTCTCAGGGTGAATCAGCTTCAGATCCTGCTCAGATTTGCCCTTCTCGAGAGGATGCTCAAGTAAATGGTGGTGTTCTTTCTTGACGTAAACGGGGACTGGGTGGAAGTGCTCAAACTTGATTGATTGATGAGATTTAGCGTGCTCGTGTTGGATGGCGTGGTGGTGGCCTGATTCGCCGATCAGGGCGTGGTCGTACTTCTCTTCGAGCTGTGGTGCCTCATCGTGGATGATGCCGGGGTAGGCGGCCACCGCGGCCAGGAATCCCAGGAAAATCTGAAAACGAAACACTGTTAAATTTTGGAGCACCAAACTTTCTTAGttctactactgttttattatcgTTTAAATCGCGAtattttaacccgtattgaatttatttataattctttgTAATACTCTAGGTAACTGTTGTTTTAAACTAAcacattatttcaaaactttaaCTAAAGGGACGCTCGACGGACCTTCAGCCCGGCAAACCATAAAAGTTTCAACACATCTCGCTCGAGTAACTCTATATTGTATATTGTTCTTGTAAAGATAGCAACAACGGATTCACGCCAATTAGTTTCATGGGATTTATCTGATGTAGGTTACTTGCAAAACTTGTCTCACTGAAGCAAGGAACACTTTACGTAACTAGAAAgtgttcaaaataaatcaaacCGATGTTAAACAGGAAGAGATCTGTGGCCGCTCCATTGAATTCGAGCATAAATGAATTTACAGTCGAGAGCAATTATCTTTAATTGTTCTTCAATGTTGTAACTCCATTATGAAATGTTACTTCTATTACAAGAACTGGCAATCTCGAAATTGGAACTAATTAAATCCTTtaacgattaaaaaaaaattacacttttaaaaatggaaacacttttttttaaattttgttcacTACACAAAGCACACACATAATACGCACGTGATATTTCATTGTCGGTTGATACAAATGGTCGGTACGGCAGGGTGGCGGGTAATGCTGCCGAGGTAAAATTTGCATCGTATTTATACCCGGTTTCACTCAGTGAGTGCTCTATTTGTTACGTGTACTTACGCATTGATAGTCTATCGAAACAATAGATAGAAATTAATCGAGATGCGAGAAAagacactttttttttaattatacgtAATCTGTGCTCGGTTATGTCATCGACGTAGTGTTTATGATTAGCATAAATTATGTTTCAACGCGATAGTTAAACAACCTATTCGTTGATGAGATTTAAAgcatatgtaaatttattgcgTTTTGATTACGCCTAATGTGCTCTTAATGAAAAGCAAAAAAGTAATATGAAATATTGATGGAATTAGAATGATAGAAATTCAGTTATAACAGTATCTTTGGCGTAGCCCTGCCTTTGAAATATCAGGATTCAATACCCGGTCAGGTGATGATGGATGGATTTTTACACCTAAACCAtcaaaccgattttgatgaaatttggtactgAGAGTTAACCCTGAAGAATAAAGGCAACTGCTTCTTTTTACTGCAAAAAGGGGAGAGGAGAAAGAGTAAAAAGAGGGgataaaagatttttagaGAACGAAGCGGGCAACAACtagtaaaaatagttttatcaaAAGATTAAGTAGTTTTGTGGTTCACTCGCATACTCTCTAAAACATTACACTTCAATTCTGTACAGTCATGTAAAATCTTTGGTTGGAGACTTTCATATCCAATTAAGAACTGAGCAAGGACTtcgtatttttaatgtattttaagtCAATAAACATCCAAATTAATAACATCCGACGACAATGTTTTCAGAGATTAAAATTACAAGTGTAAGTGAaggtataaatatactatcaaTTTATACTTGAATGTGTAATTAAAACTACATGTATTAACTAAATTTCGAATAtcttgaaaaatgaaaatgttaggagtaatcgtcgaatatgcatatggaaagagtaatgagtgtggaggaggGGGGAGAGGTCGCTCTAAGAATTGTAGCACGTGAAAATCCATAGTCTCCGCCTGCCTAAAGGGAGACATGCGTGACAgtataatcctactaatattataaatgcgaaagtttgtgagtaagTCGGGATGGCAGTATGGATATTTGTAactctttcatgcaaaaactactgagccgattacgatgaaatttggaatgtaagtagctgaagacctagaataacatataggctactttttattccggagttcccgcgggattatttccacgcgtacgaagtcgcgggcggcctctaatacataaatgtatcggaataaataaaaaaaatctcttgaCTCCCTTAAACTCATCTGCCCTGCATTTGAAATGCAACAAAAACCCAAATTTCAGATTTGAATGCACCGGCTTACAAAACGTGTGAATCTGCAACCGGTGAGAAAAGTTTCTATTGAATGCAACTATTATGCAATACGTTTATTTATATGCATTTCGTTAATCGCACaaaaacttttactttttgcAAGCGATAATTAcgagttttattattattgttacgaTCTTAATCTTaatcaataaagaaataactttAGAGAGGTATCGCCTgcctgatttaaaaaaaaacagtaagcTGTCCTGATTTATTCTTACCTGTTATAACCCTTACCCTTGAGGTTCGTTGGAACTTCAATGGTATACTAACTATTACATTAcgatcctactaatattataaatgcgaaagtttgtgagtatgtcagtatggatgtttgttactctttcacgcaaaaactactgaatcgattacgatgaaatttggtatgtaggtagctgaagacccagacaTATAGGCTTTTCCTTATCCTggagtccccgcgggaatgattccacgcggacgaagtcgtgggcgacctctaaaaactaataattagTAGGGGTATACTAACTAATATACTACTACTACCGCTGTaaagtaatgaaataaaatagaaaattataagGATTTGAGATACTGCTGATTATTACACATGCCAGCTGCTTCAGTCCTCGTATAGTTGATAAAGGTCAATTTAGCgaaaagcttataaacatACGATTATTTTTGATGAGATATGCTAGAAATCTGTAAAatcatatttgtttgtttgtaatatctttattgtatgtacatacgaaatacaaacatacagtaaatttgtaagacaaattatacaaaggcggacttatcccatttaGGGATCTCTTCTTTTAATTCCAATAAAATGCTTTACCGCAAATCCTTTCCCTCTTGGGAGCTTCCCCATATAAGACAAAAGATATAAGCATAAGTATCTATGTAATAACTTTTGTtcatatactagcgacccaccCAGCTTCGCACTAATGATTAAAACCTACCTACCTTAGGAAACCCTCTTTCTAAAATGTTCAAGCAGGAACAAATTCTATCTACattttccgagattagcgcatacatatagacagaaAAAATAGAGGGACTTTATAATAGGTATGTAGTGATACTCTTGTGGATAAGATGagctttttaatttgttatgttgAGTTCCGCTCTAAGAtacttatcataaaataaggGTCGTTgagtgttttaatttattttctttattgaatatcgtaataaatttacattgaGATCTAATCTCACAAATGACACGTGACACAAATGGCATAATCAGGCCCACTTGCAACATTTATGCAATTTTTCGACATCCGTTTATAAGTAGATTAATTTCAACAtcgatacaataaaattatagcgATTGGTAGGGTTATATCTAGTAGCGGtgacagttaaaaaaatatattagtacGTTAAATAAGCTTTCTTATTCGACAAACTTTGAAAATTCACAAAAAGTAGCGCTGTCATATCGAATTATTTTCTGACTAAATCACGCATCTTTCCCTGAGGCGaggactacatttttccactttgatacatatttaaatcacACCTTTTTTCCCGGAGGCGTAGGCAGAGATCTTTTGAGAGAGATCTATCCACTTGCCTGCAttccacaaaaaaataaaataaggggACCATGTGGAAACGTTGATATAATTCCTAGAGAAACGAAGTCCTGCATGGTCAGGTGAAGAGTACACTAATCCAACAATATTGCACAAAGCGAGTGATGAATGcgaagtgaaagaagtatacctaagtatataGCTGTTGTCGCTGCCTTCCCATTATAACAAGAAGCGTGATATCATGAAAGACTACCGAAAAACTCCCGTATTTTTCAAagggatttttaaataaaacattgtgtcatttaaaatattttctctacGGTAATCAAAAGATTTCGAAAATACATACTATTCACCACGAAAGAGGTCTCATTACATTGCATTGCAGTCACATTGAAGCAACAAATTGTCTATGGAGTAAtaataagaacaaaaaaaaaaataacataaaataataacaagtgAATGTTGAAGTAAAACATTTAACATCATATAGCTAATTAATCATCAAAATGGTTGCGCGCTGTCCGAAAATTATGACCGCTTTTTAAATgcttttatattcttttgcAACTTTGTTACCTACTATGAGTAATTAGAGTCACTTCAAATAATGACACTATTAGGGTTCTGCATCCGAGCataaaacatacttacatataatcacgtctttatcccttacgggcaAGATAGAGAAAAATCTCGAAATCGTTGgaaggccacgctcagttgTATAGCTTTGGACTAAAGGCTCAGTtgtattgatggaattgagataaaataatcaaacCATTAATAAAATTCCAAGTGTTGTAATGGGTAGATTTCTTATCAAAAACTATTAATAGATATAGGTACTTCACGAAAAATATCCGGTCccattttataagtatagacTATATAAAAAACAGAATCGATCCTTACAAAACAATGGAGTTGAAGgcagtatagataaaaaaaaaatagacgaAAGATcataacaagaaataaatatctagTTAATAAccaagtaaaaattttaaacataaatcagAACCCATTATGTGCATATAGGATACTATCTTGGctgatattgttttattgtaaatcaGAATGTGTATTTAATTGTTACAGAAATGATTTGTACTcgtaacaattataaatttgccatattgataaaaatactgTACGCAATACGCCTTAAGTACCTTAACCTTCATTGtcataattatcattttcCATTTGAAATAtcgattgattgattgattgattgataacATTGGTAAAACaaacgttttgttttaatcttattgtttaatttaggtAGGTAGATGTTGTtggtcttatttatttatttcactacATCTTCCAAATATTCGTAAATAATTTTGGCAATGATGAAAAACCGAGTctaattatatacttactctATGTCCATTTTCGTACATACTCCACTCAAACTCATTAAAacctaacaaaaaaaaaaacaaacaaaaataacttactttctcaattttaatttaaatacttggAATAGTTAGACGTTAAGTTCAAAGATAGTATATTATACACTCTcatacctataaaaatattcattcataaagttaaataactaaaataaaaataactcttCTTGCATTCGgttaaaaagattaatttatttgtgttatCATTAAAGACTTAATCAAGTAATCGCTTTCACACATGTTTCTTGATAATATTGATTGAATGATTTATGTCCTTAGTTTACAGCATACATGCAGCCAAACCGGTTATGTAAGATAATTCATATATGATATATTATCCGTTAGCGGTTTTACTTAGCAACTTTATGTGGTTAAGGAAGAGTAATATTATATCTGAAAATTAAGGTTAAACACACACATGATCACGCGTCTTTTTCGAAGGGGTAGAAAGTTTTTATAATCACGtaggaggagtaggcagagactttttttataatagatttgagtgcgcttgacctcaatctacctggtggtaagcaagatgaggcttAAGGTGGTGCGCGCAAGctcaaatagtttttattcactcttgccttgaaaatctcCAAGGTGTTTGTATCGGGGAAGAGAGATGAAGAGATTTAACAATCTTGTTTTGCTTTATGCatattattttctaagttTAAGGCCACAATATTGACTTCGATTTTGATTTGACTTACTTAGAAACCGCTTATTTTCTAAGTTTATTTTCCACATACGCCACAGTTTACTAAAGTTACATAAAAGCACATAACATTGACATACAAGTCACGCTACGGCAACATAGTCTTACATGTAGATACAACGTTGACATAGCAAAGTGGATCATATGTTAAATACTCGTTTCCGCTGTCCATTTTATATTCTTACTTATGGAAAGAAAATCAGGTTAACTTCATATCCTTCGGGAGATTTTGAGACGTTCTCTTTTAATGCACTCCCAGACTACTTACATACCTAAGAATCTGAGGAACGTTTATGTCActtgttaaattatataaataaatatatacgggacacattacacagattgagttagcctcgaagtaagttcgagacttgtgttacgagatactaactcaacgatactatcctatattttataataaatacttatatagatcaacatccaagaccctggccaatcagaaaaagttctttacccatccatgccctggccgggattcgaacccgggacctccggtgtcacagacaagcgtaggtactaccgctgcgccacagaggccgtcaaacccCGCGGTTTGAGTTTTCCGTTGTCATGTTAGTTAACCTTTAAGTACCGACGTGCGGTCTCAGAGGCCCCGGCAGGTATTAAACTTGCTAGTTTACCTCTTTCCCCGCACAACACCGATCCCTGCTCTTAAGTAGCTGCATGGTAAGTGACCACGTTGACATCAAAACAGGAAGGGTTGTCGTCGCGCGCGTATTTGGTGAGTTATTAGACTTTGAACTCCGACGCGGCCTCTCAGGCCTCACGTCGGTACTTACgtaagttttttgtttaattcttTGTTAAAGTTAACTGTTATTTTCACTGATATTATGAACTATGGTTACACCAAAGACTTCCGGCAGTAAACGAAATAGTTGTGCGACAGATTTACAGAATTCAAAGAGATCTTTTTTGGGGGATTACTAGTCATTTTTGATTATATGCATGCAAAGAACCCCGCATAATACGGACTAAAACTGATGTGCTTGTGTGATGTGCAAAATGGttatttctataattattatgtgtatTGTGGGAAAAATTCATATGGAGAAACACTAACTGATGAAGAAAGAAAGCTTTTAGTTGCTACGCAGGCGGTAATCCGTTTGAGTAAACCATTACATGgcagtaacaaaaaatataatgtgtgACAATTGGTTCACGCCAATCCAATTAATCCAAAAAAGGGAAAGCTGTCATTTTAGCTTCATCAATGCATCATAATGAAGGAACAAACACCGACTCAAGAAAACctgaaataatacatttttgtaattctACAAAAAGTGCTGTAGatgaataaataagaaatgctCTGTGTATACTTGCAGCCGCCGTTCAAGACGCTGGCctatgacatttttttaccGAATTTTGGTAATTAGTCAAAACACGAAAGACTTGTCTGTCATGCCAACCTAAACCCCAAAGAAAGTCGACCTATGGTTGCTATTCGTGCAGAAAACACGTTTTTTTGCAGTGCACGAAACAAGTGTGCCCTGACTGTGCTTAAAATTAATGTGTAGTTAGACTGtggacagttttttttttcagaaggTTTATGTtcctacaatattttttttcttagagtTTTATAAGTCGTTAGTAAAAaatcgtatttttatttattttaataggagtatttttagtttaatgaatttttatgTCTAACAACCTATTTTTTTGCCAAAATTCATGCCAAGTATTATTTTagtgttttttcttttagtaataaataaagtattatcTTTCTTTActtgtattttctttaaaccCTTAATGTTTCATCATATTGCAAGGACAAATATTTAACTCatacatttctttaaaaaatcaatataatatgCGCGGCCTCTCAGGCCTCACATCGGTACTAACGTTACAAAAAATGCACGTCGGTACTTAAAGGTTAATAAGTCAGTGTCCTGTTTtggatatttataatttcatctATACAGACTCCAAAAAATGGTGTTCTCAATTCAACGAAATCTTTGCAAAGCATTTTCTCAAAGAATCGCtgatgtaggtacttaagGTCCACTATTTGTAGATCTATGTATGATACGGATCAGTGCTAATTCTTGTTATTATGTGCTACTTGTTATTGCTTTTCCGTGATTTTCGAAAGAGGCTACTAaggcaaaataattattttcatacaatgCAACCACGTTAGTAGTAGTAGTCAAAGGTCTGACGAAAAgtgctgtttcgctttttattatgatgtgaaACGGGAC contains:
- the LOC106139748 gene encoding cation channel sperm-associated protein 1, with product MQILPRQHYPPPCRTDHLYQPTMKYHIFLGFLAAVAAYPGIIHDEAPQLEEKYDHALIGESGHHHAIQHEHAKSHQSIKFEHFHPVPVYVKKEHHHLLEHPLEKGKSEQDLKLIHPETEHKHGGGLVLEDHRLNTDHLALEHHGGLEHGGFEHGGFEHLGGFEGFEGGEGLKAYAEVQPSHGYAEHGQALSGGYSGESYGGHYGGY